The DNA window accatcacaaaaaaacagatgatgtggtcattgtctcatcgctgtttgtgggagcttgctgtgcgcaatttggttgctgtgtttcctacatcccAACACTTTCAAAATGTACCTCATTCGCTGTAAAGAGCTTTAGgacgtcctggggggggggggggggggcggggtgaaaGGCGCTATTGAAATGCAAGCTCTGCCTTTTTTCTGACAGTACTCCATGGACCAGATGGATACCACTTCCGTTGCTAAGCCAACTGTCTCCATGGCGCTCTACACCGTGATGTACCCGGTCTTCAGTGAGGTGGGTCTATTCGGAATCGGACGAGCTTCTCTTAAGATAGATCGCGGGCACCACCCGCTGTCCCCTGGCTctctacccctccccccccaccccccccaccccacctcctgcaCAGACTGCAAGGGAAGATCCCACTGCCATAAGCCGTTGGCAGCCTGCGTTGCAGGCCCGATATGAGGCCCTATCTATTTACTGATCCTCCCTCAGCTGCCTCTCCTTTTTTTTGTCCATAGGTAGGCCGTAGCAGGTTATTTGACCACGTGTGGCCTCACAGCCCCACCCAGTCCCGTTCTCCCACCCGTCGTGCAGCTGTCTGGCCCTTCCTGACCGCTTCGGCCCGGGAACGGAGGCGCAGAGGTTTCGTTACCGAACGGATAATCCGGAgacgtttgagaatttgaattcagtttaaattgaagccagagaggaattaaactgGAGTCTCGACTGattctccccaaccctcctccttctctgggccgaatggcctgttttctgtgctgtacattctgtgtaatcCTATGTATGTGAAGCATCAGCATTGCATTGGGGaatctctctcagtcccattcccaatCTGGACCAGCAATGGTATagaccctcccctacccagctgggAGCGCAGGCTGGGATCCTCCCATGTGTATAGGACAGCCCCGCACCGGCCTCGGGCTCAGTGGCCGAGCTATCAAAGACGGGATGGTGGGAGAGCTTTGGAAGTCGGCGGTGATTGTCCGATACTTCACGATGTTTTCTTCATTTCAGCTGGAGCAAGAAGTCAGCTCTGCCGCTGCTCAAACTCTGAAGGCCGTTTTCACCAAGGTAGGGGAATATTTCTTGGTGTTGCCCTGTTCCATGCCGGCAATCTTTCCTCCAGCGTTCACTACGCCGCTCTCTTGGGGGAGGCTTTGTCGAGAGGAGGCCAggtgtatctccacaaggagacggATAGTCTCAGAGGGGCGGCCTGTGGATccaacactccccctcccccctccccccacccccactccatagTTCCATTGTCGCAGGGAAACAGGGGACCATCGAAGAAAAGTAGAGAGACTTTACctcagataattgacaaaagaatgaaACCGTGCTCTTCTCCCAGGTCAATTCCatctgtatctcactcccaggcctctctctctctctacctcactaccaggcctctctctgtcccaggcctctctctctctacctcattcCCAGGCCGCTCTCTGTACCTCACTCCCAGGCATCTTTCTACCTCATTGCAGGCCTCTCCCTGTATCTCCCCAGGCCTCTCTCTGTACCTCACTCCCAGGCCTCTCTCTGTCCCATGCCTCTCTCCTTAACTCACTCTCAGGCCTCTCTCTGTACCAGGCTTCTCCCTGTGGCTCCCCAggcatctctctgtccctcactcccaggcctctctctgtctcaggcctctctctctctcactacttcATTCCCAGGCCTCTCTCTGTACCTCACTCCCaggcctctctctgtcccagacctctctctgtacctcactcccaggcctctctctgtcccaggcCTCTCTCTGTACCTCACTCCTaggcctctctctgtcccaggcCTCTCTCTGTAGCTCACTCCTAGGCCTCTCGCTGTCCCAAGCCTCTCTCTGTAGCTCACTCCTaggcctctctctgtcccaggcctctctctgtagctcactcccaggcctctctctctagctcactcccaggcctctctctgtcccaggcCTCTCTCTGTAGCTCACTCCCAGGCCTCTCTCTGTAGCTCACTCCTaggcctctctctgtcccaggcCTCTCTCTGTAGCTCACTCCCAGGCCTCTCTCTGTAGCTCACTCCCAGGCCTCTCTCTGTCCCATGCTTCTCTCCTTAACTCACTCCCAGACCACTGAGACTCATCTCACTTCGGGTTTCCATGTCAAGAAATGACAGAGAACATGATGAGGATATTTATCTCTGCCACTTTGTGAGGGAACGTGGCTCATTGGCACTGTTTTCTGTGTTGAATGAAGGCCGAGATGAAGAACCCAGGCCTGTGTCAGGACCTCCTCCTGAAAATTCTGGAACAGGAGACTGTAGATGTGGACGTTAGCTACACTGAGGCCCTGCTTCGCATGTCTCAGCTAGATGCCGCAGGTAGGTTTCAGTTTGAATCTGCTGGATGGGATGGTCACGGCCTCAGCTCATTATCAACTCAAAATAGGGACACAAGACAGGGAGCAAGcaaaggccattgggcccatcaacTGCTCCTTCTACTGACCAAATACAACCTGCTCCAGCGAGGCTCAGTGACTCTTGCCTTGGAGTCAGACGATTGTGAGTTTAAATCCCCCTCCAAAACTTAACTGTCGAGCACAGTTCTGGTTACTGTATTGTAGGAAGGTTGTGATCGCACCAGAGAGGGTCTGGAGGAGatgtacgaggatgttgccaggaattttggataggctggagtcgatttctttggagcagaggaggctgaggggctaTTTAATTGAGCTGAATATaattatgagggatctagatagagtggagaggaaggacatatttccattagcagggaggtcaataaacaaggggggatagatttaaagtatttgggagaaggattagaggggacgggAGGAGGtgtttttccacccagagggtgagggagggtctagaactcactgcctgaatgggcgGTAGAGGCATTTGAAAAACATGTGCCGTAACAGACAGAGCTACGGAGCAAggactggaaggtgggatgaggttGGATGACGTTTTCTTGGTcaacacagacacaaagggctgaatggccttctttttgTGCTGCAAGTCTTTCTGTGTTTCTATATCTATCTGGCTGGCGCTCCAGTATGGTACGAGATGGTCGCCACCTTTGAGAGGAGCTGTGATTGTTAGagataaaaaaaaaacctttttgaagaagggcaggagcGTTCTCCcctggtgccttggccaatatttgtcccccaGACCAAAACGGGTCAACTGGCCAATCATCTAATTGTTGTTTGAGGGACTTTGCCGTGTGCACAATGGCTGGCATGTTAGCAGAGAGACATAATGCGCCCCATCAGGGTGAGAATCTTCAGTGTCCAGTCCCTGGTGCCCAGTGATGCCCGGTCtctttgctgaattcccccactgggCAAACGCTGTCTGGGGGGAATGGGGCTGTCAAGTGTAACCATGTGTTCTTTTCTCTATGTAGGGCCCTTGGATGAGAATAGTAAACAGGAAGATTTATCAGAGCTGAGAGAAAAGGGACGGGCACTGAGAAATGTCCTCAGTGAGATTGCAGACAGCATCAACAACAGAAAGCAGTTCATTAAGACTGTCAGGTCAGTCAGTGTGGTGTTGCCGGGCAATGTGACAGCTGACGCCCATCGCTCTACTTACTGGCGAGTCGCTAACTTTCATCATGAGCATGTGTGAGTCCGCCATTGAGTGGTCCCCGCCCGTGTGCACGCAGAACCTTGGAGCCAGCTGGTTGGCAGAGTGGCTCCGAATAAGGAGGTATTGGcgtttgtgggatcgtgctgtgcagaCTTTGCTGTGGAATCCTGGTTAGAAATCTGTCCACGTGTTCGGTCCAAGAGCTCCCCCCCTTGACCCCCAACCCCCACAAGCTCAATACGGATGAGACGTTAATTCGATGCCCCCTCACAGGAGGACGTGCAAGATCGCGCGGCTACTATTTCGAAGACGAACGGGGTTAGGgtggcggggttggggggtggggggtgggatagGAGTTCtccccctggtgtcctggggccaatatttacccctcaaccaacatcattttaaaaaaaccccacatggtcattatcacattgctgtttgtgggatcttgctgtgcgcaaattggccaccgcattgcaacagtgactacacttcaaaattacttcattggcggtGAGGCGCTCTGTCAGATGtgccaggcactatataaatgcaagtcttgccaACTTAACAGCTGCTGATGAGCATGTTCCAATCCTCTTCTCCAGGGAGTCAGCCGTAGCGATTAAGAACATGTTGAACACATGTTCTGAGGTGATAAAGCGTGTTCCACCGCCGACCCGTCAGGTAATCTATGATGCTTGCCTTCCAGCCTCCaacattccaccctccgtaaacctcAGGTTGTCCAAAGCTCTGcaccccgtgtcctaactcgcaccgaatCCCATTCACCCGCCAACCCCcaccgtgctcgctgacctacactggcccgatctttaaaattctcatccttgttttcgaatccctccgtggcctcgctctctcccgatctctgtaaccctcctgcagcccccacaaccctccgagatctctgcgctcctccgatTCCAGCCTTTTGCGCATCcctccgattcccatcgctccaccattggtggccgtgccttcagctgcctggagccctgagctctggaattccctccctaaacctctccgcctctctctcctcctttaagacgccccttaaaaccgacctctttgaccgacctttttagtcacctgtcctaatatctccttaagtggctcagtgtcaaattttgtttgattatgcctcctgtgaagcactttgggatgttttactaggttTTAGGCGCTATATAGATAAATACATATATACATAAATTGTTGTTGCTGTTAATAACCCACCAGTGTGTTATAAACCAAggtatttggggcggcacagtggcgcagtggttagcactgcagcctcacagctccagggacccgggttcgattctgggtactgcctgtgtggagtttgcaagttctccctgtgtctgcgtgggttttctccgggtgctccggtttcctcccacaagccaaaagacttgcaggttgataggtaaattggccattataaattgtcactagtataggtaggtggtagggaaatatagggacaggtggggatgtttggtaggaatatgggattagtgtaggattagtataaatgggtggttgttggtcggcacagactcggtgggccgaagggcctgtttcagtgctgtatctctaatctaatctaatctaatcattacaCTCAGCTGTATTACAAATCAGTTTTTTTAACCATCAGATATATTACACCCCAGTGTTCATGCGATACTTTAACTGCCGATGCCATGTTTGTGATCTTATTTCCATTGCAGGAACTCGATGAGAGGAAAAAGGAGTTTGTAATCGCCTCCAGAACATTTAGCGATACTTTGAAAAAGTATTTTAGAGACCACAGGTGAGATTTGGTTTTGTTTTTTTAAGTTGTGAAACACCCTTCGGGACCTTAGCTTCCCCTTGGGTGCTGAcgcttaatggtgcaccctcctcaAATGCCCCACCCTGGCAGCCATTCCGGTGCTTGTGGGCTATTCGACTGCAGCAGGCATCGCGTCCCACAATATGCACTTCCCAGCTCGAAAGCTGacttttttttgttgttttttttttatcaaGCACTCCTGTCTCGGAGACACTGGTCACAACCCCACAGTGTCCCGAAGCGCTTGACGGCCAGTGATgagctttttgaagtgtagtcactgctgtagtgtTGGGAGCAGGGCGGCCCaactgggcacagcaagatcccacaagcagcattgTGACAGTCagatcagataacctgttttttgtGACGTCGATTGGTGGATAGATATTTGCCAGGACACTTGAGGGGAAgaactccccccccccgctccacttTACAACAGCGACCGTGGGGTCTTTTACGAGCACCCCAGAGGGCAAACGGGGACTCGGTTTAGCTGATGCAGAAACAAACCCGGCGGAAATGGGTTCAACTCCCACCTTGGCACTTTGAGAATTTTGACTGCAGTTTTTCAAAACCTGGGGGTAAAAAGCTGGTAACAGCAAAAATGAGCGTGTCAGATTATTTGAGAAAAAAACCCCccaactggttcacgaatgccTTTCGGGGAATGAAACCTCCCCTCTTTATCCGATCTGGGACAAAAAAAGATGGCACCAACCCCACCAAAACCAGGGTCAGATGTACCCGCTGGAGGCTTCGATGCATGAACAACCCAGTCAAACAGCTTTTGaccacccgcgccccccccccactccatctcCAATATTTATACAATTAACAATTTTTAAAAAGTGCTCAAAAGAATGAAAAAGAAAATGTTTTGTTTAATGCCTCTGTGTTTCCCACAAGCAGCTGCTCGTGCCAGTGTCCTGCGATTAACCTATCAGGCTGGGCAatgccagggcaatcctggagggctgGCAACTGCCTCCTCAAGTGGCCAaacaagccactcagtcgtatTAGCCAGAATAAGGAGGCCCAGCACTTTCCATGGGACGGGCTGTCGTCTCATAATCATTGGTGTTGAATTGAAGTCTATTTATGGTGTCAAATGTACTGAACTCACTCTTGGCTGGCTGGGTCTGTTGGAAATTCCAGAGCGGTTTTcaacaaagctgttggaatggactGGTGCcgaccaaaaaaaaaaaatctggacagGATCTTACCTTTTGGAATTAGTTTGTAACAGATTTCTGACTGTCTCCAATTCCCTCTGCCAGGAATTCTGATGTGATTGTTGGCGCGTTGTCCCTCATTCATCAGATCAATCTGCTGGTGCAGACGTTTGCCAGGGCCCTGTAGAAATTGCTTATATGATGCGAGAACCAGCGGTGAATCTTTTCCCACAACTTTTCAGATTTTGAGGGCAGGAAGatcacagtcaggattaaacagATTGAAATTGATGTTGTGTGCAAAAGGTTTGCATAATTTAAGCAGTTATGTCCAGCATTTATCTGCAGCATCGCCAATTTTCATCACCCGACttcgcctctgtctcagctcatctgctgctgaaaccctcactcaagccctcgttacctctggacttgactattccaatgcactcctgcctgGACTCCCACATTCTCCCCTCCGTTAAaactgaggtcatccaaagctctactGCCCCAAGTCtcaacccgcaccaagtcccgttcccctatggacctccaatctctctacacctccatccccaccaggacggtttgagggctctccgcttcttccttgaacagaggcccaaccagtccccatccaccaccaccctcctccgcctcgctgaacttgttctcacattgaacaacttctccttcaactccactacttactccaaataaaaggtgttgcaatgggtacccgcatgggtcctagttatgcctgtctttttgcaggatatgtcgagcattccttgtttcagtcctactcaggccccctcccccaactctttttccggtacattgatgactgtatcggtgctgtttcctgctcccgccccgaactggaaaactttattgactttgcttccaatttccacccttttctcacctttacatggtccatctctgacacttcccttcccttcctcgacttctctgtctccatctctggggataggttgtctactaatattcattataagcccactgactcccacagctacctcgactacacttcttcacaccctacctcctgtaaggactccattccattctcccagtttctccatctccgacgcatctgctctgatgatgctaccttccatgacagcgcttctgatatgtcttcctttttcctcaactgaggattccctcccactgtggttgacagggccctcaaccatgtcaggccgatttcccgcacctctaccctcaccccttcccctccctcccagaaccgcgacaggtttccccttgtcctcactttccaccccatcagcctccatatccaaaggatcatcctccgccatttccgccacctccagcgtgatgccactaccaaacgcatcttcccctcccttcccctgtcagcattctgaagggatcgttccctccgcgacaccctggtccactcctccattacccccaccatcttgtCCCCTTCctgtggcaccttcccctgcaatcgcaggaggtgtaatacctgcccatttacctcctctctcctcactatcacaggccccaaacactcctttcaggtgaagcagcgatttacttgtacttctttcaatgtagtatactgtattcgctgctcgcaatgtagtctcctctacattggggagaccaaacgcagactggatgaccattttgcggaatatctccgctcagtctgcaagcgtgaccccgagcttccagttgctggccattttaacactcccccctgctctcatgctcacatctctgtcctgggattgctgcagtgttccagtgaacatcaacgcaagctcgaggaacagcatctcatttaccagttaggcacactacagcctgccggactgaacactgagttcaataatttcagagcatgacgggcccccattttactttcattttcagttatttttttctttttccttttttaaaaatatattttttttgtgtttattttattttatttcatcttagtttgttcagtttgcttacccactgttttttttcgtgtttgtacttgcgactgttcaatattcagtccgttaacactctatctgtactaatgctttgtctttcaacgcaccattaacatattgtttgcctttgctccatgaccttctggtcagctattctgtgatcttgtcctatctacaccttctcctttgttatctcttgccccacccccgctttacttgcttataaccatttacatttctaatatctgccagttctgaagaagggtcactgacctgaaatgttaactctgcttctctctccacaaatactgccagacctgctgagagtttccagcagttcttgtttttattcccgttCCCCTATCTTGCCTGTGCttgctggttaagcaacacctcccttttaaaattcttgttttcaaatccctccatggcctcacccctccctatctctggaacctcctccagccccacaaccctccgagatctctgcactcctccaattctggcctcttgtccatcccccgattcccatcgctccaccattggcggccgtgccttcagctgcctggggccccaagctctgaaattccctccctaaactctgaaattccctccctaaacctctccgcccctctcccctcctagaaaaccgacctctttgatcgGGCATTTCGTCATgtactgatatctccttatgtgacttgaggCCAAATTTGTTTGATAAGGTCTCtgcgccttgggaagttttattatgttaaagatactGTAAAATGTAAGTCATTCTTTTTGTTATAAATTGCGTTGAGTGATAAAATCTAATCTTGCTGGAATTTGTGATATTTGTGTTTTTTGTTATTGGAAGTGATTTGTAAACTATGAGCAGTGGAAAGTTGGAATTCTCTCCTTTTAGAAAGCTGCTgaggaaaatgtcaaaactgagcttGGTGGATTTTTGGTAGGCGAGGATATTAAAAGGGAAGCAGAACCAAGGTGAGCAAACAGAGTTAAGATACTCGGAAAGCGTCGGCCTGCCTAGAATGGTAagggcacccccaggttcctctccaagtctcacaccatcctgacttggaactatatcgccgttccttcactgtcgctgggtcaaattcccggatctccctccctaacagcactgtgggtgtacctaccccacatggactgcagcggttcaagggggCAGCTCTTGTTTCCCCtcactggggaatccagaacacaggggtgcagtctcaggataaggggctgatcatttaggactgagatgaggaggaatttcttcgctcaaaggggttgtgaatctttggaattctctaccccagagggttgtggatgctccatcattgaatacatttaagtctgggatagacagattattttggtctctcagggaatcaagggatatggggcgtgggcgggaaagtggaattgaggcagaagatcagtcatgatcgtattgaatggcggagcaggcaagaggggccgaatggcctactcctgctcctagttctcatgTTCTTATTCTGGGATGATTAGCCGGGCAAATGTCTTGCTTACACTGCACATCCCAGGGGACAGATCTCGCCAGACGTTTTCAATGTGTGAAGTTTCTATTATTAAACGTGCGACTAATATGTGACCTCCACAGTTCCTCTTTTATGGTTGGATTTTGGTTTTAACTTGGCAGCCACTAACCATTctgtcttcactgtcgctgggtcaaaatcctggaactccctccctaacagcactgtgggtgtacctacccccccaaggactgcagtggttcaagaaggcagctcaccaccaccttctcaagggcaattaggggtgggcaataaatgctggcctagccagtgacgcccatgagTAAAGGGAAAATAACCCTGCGTTTATTCAAACTGAATGCTTACAGCGATTTTATTTGCACTTAATAGCGAGAGGAGGATGACGGGGAATCTGCCTCCAGTTCTACATCTACTGGTGCAGGGAGACTTTGAAAGTCAGTTTCCTTATCCTGATTGCCAACCCATCTCCGCCTCCGACTCACGAACAGGGAAAGAGTGCGAATGTTGAATGACGGTGGGATTGGGCTCAGTTCTAGTGAGACTTCATGGTCGAATAGCTACCTCCCCCCGAGTCTTAAAGTCAGCAAAGCTGATGCATtccctcccattgtacacaatcccaatggacccaaaccccttcccgttcactcccactgtacacaatcccaatggacccaaaccccttcctgttcactcccactgtacacaatcccaatgagcccaaatcccttcccgttccctcccattgtacacaatcccaatggacccaaaccccttcctgttccctcccactgtacacaatcccaatggacccaaaccccttcccgttcactcccactgtacacaatcccaatgagcccaaaccccttcccgttccctcccattgtacacaatcccaatggacccaaaccccttcccgttcactcccactgtacacaatcccaatggacccaaaccccttcccgttccctcccactgtacacaatcccaatggacccaaaccccttcccgttccctcccactgtacacaatcccaatggacccaaaccccttcccgttccctcccactgtacacaatcccaatggacccaaaccccttcccgttcactcccactgtacacaatcccaatggacccaaaccccttcccgttcactcccactgtacacaatcccaatggacgcaaaccccttcccgttcactcccagtgtacacaatcccaatggacccaaaccccttcccgttcactcccactgtacacaatcccaatggacccaaaccccttcccgttccctcccactttacacaatcccaatggacccaaaccctttcccGTTCCCTCCcagtgtacacaatcccaatggacccaaaccccttcccgttcactcccactgtacacaatcccaatggacccaaaccccttcccgttcactcccactgttcacgatcccaatggacccaaaccccttcccgttcactcccactgtacacaatcccaatggacccaaaccccttcccgttcactcccactgtacacaatcccaatggacccaaacccattcccgttccctcccactgtacacaatcccaatggacccaaaccccttcccgttccctcccactgcacacaatcccaatggacccaaacacctgcccgttccctcccactgtacacaatcccaatggacccaaaccccttcccgttccctcccactgtacacaatcccaatggacccaaaccccttcccgttcactcccactgtacacaatcccaatgaacccaaaccccttcccgttccctcccactgtacacaatcccaatggacccaaaccccttcccgttcactcccactgtacacaatcccaatggacccaaaccccttcccgttcactcccactgtacacaatcccaatggactcaaaccccttccctttccctcccactgtacacaatcccaatgagcccaaaccccttcccgttccctcccactgtacacaatcccaatggacccaaaccccttcccatttactcccactgtacacaatcccaatggacccaaaccccttcccgttccctcccactgtacacaaccccaatggacccaaaccccttcccgttcactcccactgtacacaatcccaatggacccaaaccccttcccgttccctcccactgtacacaatcccaatggacccaaaccccttcccgttccctcccactgtacacagtcccaatgagcccaaaccccttcccgttccctcccattgtacacaatcccaatgagcccaaaccccttcccgttcactcccattgggcaCAACCCTAatggaccaaaaccccttcccattcactcccactgtacacaatcccaatggacccaaaccccttcccgttccctcccactgtacacaatcccaatggacccaaaccccttcccgttcactcccactgtacacaatcccaatgagcccaaaccccttccctttccctcccattgtacagaatcccaatgagcccaaaccccttcccgttccctcccactgtacacaatcccaatggacccaaaccccttcccgttcactcccactgtacacaatcccaatgagcccaaaccccttccctttccctcccattgtacacaatcccaatgagcccaaaccccttccctttccctcccattgtacagaatcccaatgagcccaaaccccttcccgttcactcccactgtacacaatcccaatgagcccaaaccccttccctttccctcccattgtacagaatcccaatgagcccaaaccccttcccgttcactcccattgggcacaatcctaatggaccaaaaccccttcccatttactcccactgtacacaatcccaatgggcccaaaccccttcccgttcactcccattggacacaatcctcatggacccaaactccttcccgttcattcccattgtacacaatcccaatggacccaaaccccttcccgttctctcctactgtacac is part of the Heterodontus francisci isolate sHetFra1 chromosome 48, sHetFra1.hap1, whole genome shotgun sequence genome and encodes:
- the LOC137357291 gene encoding programmed cell death protein 10-like translates to MDQMDTTSVAKPTVSMALYTVMYPVFSELEQEVSSAAAQTLKAVFTKAEMKNPGLCQDLLLKILEQETVDVDVSYTEALLRMSQLDAAGPLDENSKQEDLSELREKGRALRNVLSEIADSINNRKQFIKTVRESAVAIKNMLNTCSEVIKRVPPPTRQELDERKKEFVIASRTFSDTLKKYFRDHRNSDVIVGALSLIHQINLLVQTFARAL